One Prosthecobacter debontii DNA window includes the following coding sequences:
- a CDS encoding polysaccharide deacetylase family protein yields MRLFTLTLSLLVFLGLPACKRIESKLDRLARAAGITQAPAESAPKATEQPLTPEQVAMEKRLQDNSVYEVPKEEDITPKSEAFELNKSAVVSILGYHDFRDRGGSPMIIAAGKFRDQMKAIKESGIPVIPLSDVLAWRKGLKNIPEESIVITMDDGWQGVYTYAYPVLKEYGFPFTVYVYKKYVNIGGRSLSWSQIKEMMQNGCEIGSHSVSHESFRAKKGRSDAEHAQWVLAELKDSKDFIEKNLGVPCTSFAYPFGVFDDALAETGLQVGYETLVTVNSQKVNWDTPLSKMGRFIIHGESDTNFKLATSFRGRGDVTSNHFLKADAKDEAGRKLLEMSPAPNEVITERRPTIRVNLQHVGTVEADSVRLRVSGLGSVSAQYDPTTMQVTYQLPYRLRREDCSVTLSFKRAAGQPDEVVTWRFKVNLEASYLPQS; encoded by the coding sequence ATGCGTCTCTTTACGCTCACCCTTTCTCTTTTAGTTTTTTTGGGACTCCCGGCCTGCAAGCGGATCGAGTCCAAGCTGGATCGCCTAGCTCGGGCGGCCGGCATCACTCAAGCGCCTGCTGAATCTGCGCCTAAAGCGACAGAACAGCCTCTGACGCCGGAGCAGGTGGCGATGGAAAAACGCCTGCAGGACAACTCGGTTTATGAGGTCCCCAAGGAAGAAGACATAACGCCCAAGTCCGAGGCCTTTGAACTGAATAAGTCCGCAGTCGTTTCTATTCTCGGCTATCATGACTTTCGTGATCGAGGCGGCAGCCCCATGATCATTGCCGCCGGGAAGTTTCGGGACCAAATGAAGGCCATCAAGGAGTCAGGGATTCCTGTTATCCCCCTGAGTGATGTGTTAGCTTGGCGGAAAGGTTTAAAAAATATTCCCGAAGAATCCATTGTGATCACCATGGATGATGGTTGGCAGGGGGTCTATACCTATGCGTATCCGGTCTTGAAAGAGTATGGTTTTCCATTTACTGTTTATGTCTATAAGAAGTATGTTAATATAGGCGGACGTAGTCTAAGTTGGAGCCAGATTAAGGAGATGATGCAAAATGGCTGCGAGATAGGTAGCCACAGTGTCTCTCATGAAAGCTTCCGTGCGAAGAAAGGAAGAAGCGATGCCGAGCATGCGCAATGGGTGCTTGCTGAACTGAAAGACTCCAAGGATTTCATTGAAAAGAACCTTGGGGTTCCATGCACCAGCTTCGCCTATCCCTTCGGCGTTTTTGATGATGCTCTGGCTGAAACGGGACTTCAGGTAGGCTATGAAACGCTGGTGACGGTCAACAGTCAGAAAGTCAATTGGGATACTCCTTTGAGTAAGATGGGCCGTTTTATCATTCATGGGGAAAGCGATACGAACTTCAAGCTGGCCACCAGTTTTCGAGGGCGAGGTGATGTCACTTCCAATCACTTCCTGAAGGCAGACGCCAAAGATGAAGCTGGAAGGAAGCTTTTGGAGATGAGTCCTGCCCCAAATGAAGTCATCACCGAAAGACGCCCGACCATTCGTGTGAACCTGCAACATGTAGGCACCGTGGAGGCGGACAGTGTGAGGTTACGTGTCTCCGGGTTAGGGAGCGTGTCAGCGCAATATGATCCTACCACGATGCAGGTGACTTACCAATTACCGTATCGACTGCGTCGTGAAGACTGCTCGGTGACCCTTAGTTTTAAACGTGCTGCAGGGCAGCCGGATGAGGTGGTAACTTGGAGATTCAAAGTCAATTTAGAAGCTAGCTATCTGCCTCAATCATAA
- a CDS encoding LysR family transcriptional regulator encodes MDLRHLRYFQAVAEELSFSRASRRLYIAQPALSRAVQELEHELGIRLIERDRRTVALTPAGTVLLHETALLLERFEESIRRVRRTALGEEGELRLGYIGPPTQRFLGRLLHDFRHRYPNVSVHLEERTPERVWEMVAKGRLSVALTRPLPGQGGRALETLLLRNEPLGIVVPKHHRLMQEEAVTWEMLAQESLIVLARREGVGLHDEILAACRAAGFTPKIAYSPSLMGTVLSYVEAGAGVGIATDSVAASSMPSALRFLPVTPEKTVPLVLVWNPEDDSPTVQAFRGLVSEWLSGGKLWQTMSD; translated from the coding sequence ATGGATCTACGGCATTTGCGCTATTTTCAGGCAGTTGCGGAGGAACTCAGTTTCTCCCGCGCTTCCAGACGGCTCTATATTGCGCAGCCTGCCTTGTCGCGTGCCGTCCAGGAATTAGAGCATGAGTTAGGCATCAGGTTGATCGAACGCGATCGAAGAACCGTCGCTTTGACCCCCGCCGGGACTGTTCTCCTGCATGAAACGGCGCTTTTGCTGGAAAGGTTCGAGGAGTCCATTCGTCGGGTCCGGCGCACCGCATTAGGTGAAGAGGGGGAATTGCGTCTGGGTTATATTGGGCCTCCGACTCAACGGTTCCTGGGGCGATTGCTTCACGATTTCCGCCATCGTTATCCCAACGTTTCCGTCCATTTAGAAGAGCGCACCCCTGAGCGAGTCTGGGAAATGGTGGCGAAAGGAAGGCTGTCTGTCGCACTCACTCGACCCCTACCGGGGCAAGGAGGGAGAGCGCTGGAGACGCTGTTACTGCGAAATGAGCCTTTAGGTATTGTGGTGCCAAAGCATCATCGCTTGATGCAGGAAGAAGCGGTGACCTGGGAAATGCTGGCTCAAGAATCACTCATTGTTCTGGCTCGCCGAGAAGGCGTCGGGTTGCACGATGAAATTCTCGCGGCCTGTCGTGCGGCGGGCTTCACGCCGAAGATTGCTTACAGTCCCAGTTTGATGGGCACCGTGCTCAGTTATGTCGAGGCAGGGGCTGGGGTGGGAATTGCGACTGATAGCGTAGCTGCATCGTCAATGCCTTCGGCTTTGCGGTTCCTCCCCGTTACGCCTGAGAAGACAGTGCCTCTGGTCTTAGTGTGGAATCCGGAAGACGATTCACCTACCGTTCAGGCATTTCGAGGACTTGTTTCGGAGTGGTTGAGTGGCGGCAAGCTTTGGCAGACGATGTCTGATTGA
- a CDS encoding SGNH/GDSL hydrolase family protein, with amino-acid sequence MSYWLVSMRAFLLSLFCLCWLPLTAALPQAERILFLGDSITYGGTYVQIIEAALVAQHPEKKYEVFNLGLSSETVSGLSEEGHANGQFPRPDLHERLDRILSQVKPQLVIACYGMNDGIYYPLSPERMEAYQKGMLKLREKVAAIGAPILHLTPAVFDPVPIHEKVLPAGLKDYPKPYAGYDEVLTAYSQWLLDQRAQGWTVLDVHGAMTAALAEARKADAQFTFSKDGIHPNAAGHAVMAGPLLKEWGLKVTTDGMPDHPQGAAIFALVQKKQNLLRDAWLSQTGHKRPGVKPGLPLEEAEKQAAELDAQTRQLAISEKPVATQQANFAGTTSDWNGYVKYDFEVDGKAVLVVTPKQAAPGKPWVWHGEFFGHKPAPDIALLGKGYHIAYMKVQDMLGSPGAVKHWNAFYQELTTKYGLSEKPSLVGLSRGGLYCYNWAEANADQVSCIYADAPVCDFKSWPGGKGKGKGDPKNWERVLKLWNFKDDAEALAAKVNPIDHLEPLAKQGVPLLHVYGDADDVVPWDENTGVVAERYKALGGSITLIAKPGVGHHPHGLDDSSPIVDFIVKHTR; translated from the coding sequence ATGTCGTATTGGCTTGTCTCCATGCGTGCCTTTCTTCTCTCTCTTTTTTGTCTTTGCTGGCTGCCGCTGACTGCGGCCTTACCTCAGGCGGAACGGATTCTTTTCCTGGGCGATAGCATCACCTATGGGGGCACCTATGTGCAGATCATCGAGGCGGCGCTGGTGGCGCAGCATCCGGAGAAGAAATACGAGGTCTTCAATCTCGGGCTATCCAGCGAGACGGTGTCGGGTCTATCCGAAGAAGGTCATGCGAACGGGCAGTTTCCACGGCCAGATCTGCATGAGCGGTTAGACCGAATTTTGAGCCAGGTGAAACCGCAACTCGTGATTGCCTGCTACGGCATGAACGATGGCATTTACTACCCACTGAGCCCGGAGCGGATGGAGGCGTATCAGAAGGGGATGCTGAAGCTGCGGGAAAAGGTGGCGGCTATCGGTGCGCCGATCCTTCACCTGACACCCGCGGTGTTTGATCCGGTGCCGATTCATGAAAAGGTGTTGCCTGCGGGTCTGAAGGACTATCCGAAACCCTATGCGGGTTATGATGAGGTGCTGACGGCCTATTCCCAATGGTTGCTGGATCAGCGGGCGCAGGGCTGGACGGTGCTGGATGTGCACGGGGCGATGACGGCGGCGCTGGCGGAAGCCCGCAAGGCGGACGCGCAGTTTACTTTTTCCAAAGACGGCATTCACCCGAATGCGGCGGGTCATGCGGTGATGGCGGGGCCTTTGCTGAAAGAGTGGGGGTTGAAAGTGACCACCGATGGCATGCCGGATCATCCGCAAGGGGCGGCCATCTTTGCCCTCGTCCAGAAGAAGCAGAATCTGCTGCGCGATGCTTGGCTGAGCCAAACGGGCCACAAGCGCCCCGGCGTGAAACCCGGCTTGCCGTTAGAGGAGGCCGAAAAACAAGCGGCTGAGCTGGACGCGCAGACGCGGCAACTGGCGATTTCTGAGAAGCCTGTTGCGACGCAACAAGCCAACTTTGCTGGCACGACCTCGGATTGGAATGGCTATGTGAAATACGACTTCGAGGTGGATGGGAAAGCGGTGCTCGTGGTCACCCCGAAACAAGCGGCCCCCGGCAAGCCTTGGGTCTGGCATGGGGAGTTCTTTGGTCACAAACCGGCCCCGGATATCGCACTGCTGGGGAAGGGCTATCACATCGCCTACATGAAGGTGCAAGACATGCTGGGTTCACCCGGAGCGGTAAAGCATTGGAATGCTTTTTATCAGGAACTGACGACGAAGTATGGCTTGTCCGAAAAGCCTTCCTTGGTGGGGCTGAGTCGAGGTGGTTTGTATTGCTACAACTGGGCGGAAGCGAATGCGGATCAGGTCTCCTGCATCTATGCCGATGCACCGGTGTGTGATTTCAAAAGCTGGCCCGGAGGCAAGGGGAAGGGTAAGGGAGACCCCAAGAACTGGGAGCGTGTCTTGAAGCTCTGGAACTTCAAAGACGACGCCGAAGCGCTCGCGGCGAAGGTGAACCCGATCGATCATCTGGAGCCACTGGCCAAGCAGGGGGTGCCTTTGCTGCATGTCTATGGCGATGCGGATGATGTGGTGCCCTGGGATGAAAACACCGGGGTGGTCGCCGAGCGTTACAAGGCTCTGGGTGGCAGCATCACCCTGATTGCCAAACCCGGCGTGGGGCATCACCCCCATGGCTTAGACGATAGCTCGCCGATTGTTGATTTCATTGTGAAGCACACACGCTGA
- a CDS encoding tyrosine-type recombinase/integrase — protein MAKGQSRTQKVKYGGVTVLVRPRNDGRWVIYWREARRPRQTTAQTEKEAVEVAKEKAREISGKQGGRVVTIEDSQVLELVRKLAGNRPAFAWLREMEDCQTRLKGASIPRAVQHFLASGAADLVQVTFATAKDSYLQTFNTPGMSKFSSKAPRQELAAFDASHTGVMLEEITKPVLQQWIARPVKGDESPSRNTFNNRVKTWKAFLNWCQEPEQKMLAPGEPHAAASIERLEVRTNPKIWTSEVARAILAILPETLRPYLIIGCWFGPRPTEIERVRWELFDWKRGYLHIDDTVAEKTPDQRFVPMCPLARKLLEPWKDAKGLCCPPNPQHKISKLARAAKIITKWEVDVMRHSYISYQIANGVSKGQVAEWTGNSETIIKKHYRRPLRREDGKAWFAVAA, from the coding sequence ATGGCAAAGGGACAAAGCAGAACGCAGAAGGTTAAATACGGCGGTGTCACGGTGCTCGTCCGCCCCCGTAATGATGGCCGATGGGTGATCTATTGGAGAGAGGCAAGGAGGCCACGCCAGACCACCGCACAGACGGAAAAGGAAGCTGTAGAAGTGGCGAAAGAAAAGGCGCGTGAAATCTCCGGCAAACAGGGCGGGCGGGTTGTCACGATCGAGGATTCTCAGGTGCTTGAGCTGGTCCGAAAGCTGGCGGGAAATCGTCCGGCTTTCGCATGGCTGCGTGAGATGGAGGATTGCCAAACACGCCTCAAGGGAGCGAGTATCCCAAGGGCGGTTCAGCACTTCCTTGCCAGTGGTGCCGCAGACTTGGTGCAGGTGACATTTGCGACCGCTAAGGACTCATATCTCCAAACCTTCAATACACCAGGGATGTCGAAGTTCAGTTCCAAAGCTCCCCGGCAGGAGCTCGCCGCCTTTGATGCTTCTCACACCGGTGTAATGCTGGAGGAAATCACCAAGCCAGTGCTTCAGCAATGGATCGCTAGACCGGTGAAAGGAGATGAGTCGCCATCTCGAAACACCTTCAATAACCGCGTGAAAACGTGGAAAGCTTTCCTGAACTGGTGCCAGGAACCCGAACAGAAGATGCTGGCCCCCGGGGAGCCTCATGCAGCGGCATCTATCGAGAGGCTGGAGGTGCGGACCAATCCCAAGATCTGGACTTCTGAGGTAGCACGGGCAATCCTAGCTATCCTACCTGAGACGCTACGGCCGTATCTGATTATCGGCTGTTGGTTTGGTCCCCGCCCGACCGAGATTGAGCGTGTTCGCTGGGAGCTGTTTGATTGGAAGCGGGGCTATCTGCACATCGATGATACTGTAGCAGAGAAGACGCCGGATCAAAGGTTCGTCCCTATGTGCCCACTGGCGAGAAAGCTTCTTGAACCCTGGAAAGATGCGAAGGGTCTATGCTGCCCGCCTAATCCACAACATAAAATCAGCAAGCTGGCGAGGGCTGCGAAGATCATCACCAAGTGGGAAGTCGATGTGATGCGGCACAGTTACATCTCCTATCAGATCGCGAACGGCGTCAGCAAGGGGCAAGTGGCCGAATGGACAGGTAACTCTGAGACGATCATCAAGAAGCACTACCGCCGCCCGCTGCGGAGAGAAGACGGCAAGGCGTGGTTTGCGGTGGCCGCTTAG
- the panD gene encoding aspartate 1-decarboxylase: MLRIQLKSKIHRATVTDSNIHYEGSITIPEDLMEAADIWNGEKVLVTSVTSGNRLETYVIPAPRGSGQIIVNGAAAHLINQGQIVTIMAFGLSDQPITPKRLLMNERNEIVNTTVV, encoded by the coding sequence GTGCTTCGTATTCAGCTCAAATCCAAGATCCACCGCGCCACCGTCACTGACTCCAACATTCATTACGAGGGGAGCATCACCATACCTGAGGACTTGATGGAGGCCGCCGACATTTGGAATGGCGAAAAGGTGCTCGTGACCAGTGTCACGAGCGGTAACCGCTTGGAAACCTATGTGATCCCTGCCCCACGCGGTTCTGGGCAAATCATCGTCAATGGAGCCGCCGCCCACCTGATCAATCAGGGCCAAATCGTCACCATCATGGCTTTTGGTCTGTCCGACCAGCCCATTACCCCGAAGCGCTTGCTCATGAACGAGCGCAACGAGATCGTCAATACCACGGTGGTCTGA
- a CDS encoding phytoene/squalene synthase family protein, whose protein sequence is MSDESHHERELGGQLLASVSRSFYLTLKALPKELREPISLAYLLARTADTIADTAAVPAEVRLQCLEDYQGLVEGDTAKQRDLTESLQQKFAPLQEDESEKRLMERFADGLAWLSTMQGAALVAIRQVLHHIIRGQMLDIRRFPGDGQVRALNNAEELDEYTWLVAGCVGEFWTEMCATEKPGSLAPQVSVEQMKAWGAGFGKGLQLINILRDVGEDLEDGRCYLPGGLQGDAVLEAEWSQWSVVCQDHLESGLSYVQHVADGKLRYATALPLLLGIRTVAKMKQATWAEIKAGIKISRLDVAKILAEAAIACRNPASLEKLYRRLGK, encoded by the coding sequence ATGTCGGATGAATCGCATCATGAGCGAGAGCTGGGAGGCCAGTTGCTGGCTTCGGTTTCTCGCTCCTTCTATCTTACGCTCAAGGCCCTCCCAAAAGAACTGCGGGAGCCGATCTCCTTGGCCTATCTGTTGGCAAGAACCGCCGATACCATTGCCGATACAGCGGCTGTTCCTGCCGAGGTGCGACTGCAATGTCTCGAAGACTATCAGGGCCTCGTTGAAGGCGATACCGCCAAGCAACGCGATCTCACGGAAAGCTTGCAGCAGAAGTTTGCTCCGCTCCAGGAAGATGAGTCCGAAAAGCGACTGATGGAACGCTTTGCCGATGGGCTGGCCTGGCTCAGCACCATGCAAGGGGCCGCGCTCGTGGCGATCCGGCAGGTCCTGCACCACATCATTCGGGGGCAAATGCTGGATATCCGGCGTTTCCCGGGAGATGGCCAGGTGCGTGCGCTGAACAATGCGGAAGAGCTGGATGAATACACCTGGCTGGTCGCCGGTTGTGTGGGTGAGTTTTGGACCGAGATGTGTGCGACCGAGAAGCCGGGATCACTAGCTCCCCAGGTCTCGGTGGAGCAGATGAAAGCCTGGGGCGCCGGTTTTGGCAAAGGCCTTCAGTTGATCAATATCCTGCGAGACGTGGGCGAGGATCTGGAAGATGGCCGCTGCTACCTCCCTGGTGGTTTACAAGGGGATGCGGTCTTGGAAGCGGAATGGTCGCAGTGGTCGGTGGTCTGTCAGGATCACCTGGAATCGGGCCTGAGCTATGTGCAGCACGTGGCCGATGGTAAACTGCGGTATGCGACGGCGCTCCCGCTTCTGCTGGGGATTCGCACTGTGGCCAAGATGAAGCAGGCCACCTGGGCCGAGATCAAAGCGGGCATCAAGATTAGCCGACTGGATGTGGCCAAGATCCTGGCTGAAGCCGCCATCGCCTGCCGGAATCCCGCCAGCCTGGAGAAGCTCTATCGACGGTTAGGGAAGTAA
- the can gene encoding carbonate dehydratase: MPEIQELFENNRNWSKRIREQDPEFFKKLSLQQTPEFLWIGCSDSRVPANEIVDLLPGELFVHRNVANVVVHTDLNCLSVLQFAVDILKVKHVMVVGHYGCGGVRAALRGDRVGLADNWLRHVQDVRDKHRTRLSGLPNEEETVNRLCELNVIEQVVNLGQTTVVQDAWERGQPLSIHSWVYGLKDGLVKDLGATVKAADEMAEIPYQAMERLG, from the coding sequence ATGCCCGAAATCCAAGAACTCTTCGAAAACAATCGCAACTGGTCCAAGCGCATCCGTGAGCAAGATCCGGAGTTTTTTAAGAAGCTGTCGCTGCAGCAGACGCCGGAGTTTTTGTGGATCGGCTGCTCGGACAGTCGGGTGCCGGCCAATGAGATCGTGGATCTGCTGCCGGGGGAGCTGTTTGTGCATCGGAACGTGGCGAATGTGGTGGTGCACACGGATCTGAATTGCCTGTCGGTGCTGCAATTCGCGGTGGACATCCTGAAGGTGAAGCATGTGATGGTGGTGGGTCACTATGGCTGCGGCGGGGTGCGGGCGGCGCTGCGCGGGGATCGCGTGGGGCTGGCGGATAACTGGCTGCGGCATGTGCAGGATGTGCGGGACAAGCATCGCACGCGTCTGAGCGGTCTGCCGAACGAAGAAGAAACGGTGAATCGCCTGTGCGAGCTGAACGTGATCGAGCAGGTGGTGAATCTGGGCCAGACGACAGTGGTGCAGGATGCGTGGGAGCGGGGGCAGCCGCTGTCCATCCATAGCTGGGTTTACGGTCTGAAAGACGGTCTGGTGAAGGACCTGGGCGCGACGGTGAAGGCGGCCGATGAGATGGCGGAGATCCCGTATCAAGCGATGGAGCGTCTGGGCTGA